In one Myripristis murdjan chromosome 5, fMyrMur1.1, whole genome shotgun sequence genomic region, the following are encoded:
- the gdf5 gene encoding growth/differentiation factor 5 — translation MKVAKRLPLLLGCWTLIYLDPVFASLSRTRPTDNHHRRGEAAERTAGGGEGDQSRVGAGGGIGGSAVATGRQPVAVSGLWKPSPGSPARITRIRAGPPLIKGETTVVKAVSLGRKEAVRSWLPGTGGDAHMKAHAPAAFLAHTAGKVAGAAGTGGGNGGPVGKNSAKPAARAGAAAPTRTGSTPRASGAQKQQQQQQYAAQVAQRGVGNKAPPGKASDREAHHKQPLVTPHDYMLSLYWSLSTGELNSSALHEAGLANTITSFVDKGQDERGPQLRRQKYHFNISSLERDGLLGAELRILRKRLSDPRRASNTGPGSTAVGGGGGGGGGVFSPCLKLYTCASGKQKALLLQTRPLEDLAGGGGISSKWEVFDIWKVFKGFRNQQSQHAQQLCFELEAVEHRGGRPMDLRALGFGRPGRTNKEKAFFLVFGKTKKRDLFYNEIKARSGHDNKTVYEYLFTQRRMRRAPAVRGAKKPPQQSPQQSVPPHQAVKTQTKPRCHRRQLHVNFKEMGWDDWIIAPLEYEAFHCDGVCDFPIRSHLEPTNHAIIQTLMNSMDPESTPPTCCVPTRLSPISILYIDSANNVVYKQYEDMVVETCGCR, via the exons ATGAAAGTTGCGAAgcgtctccctctcctgctgggCTGCTGGACTCTCATTTACCTGGATCCCGTCTTCGCTTCACTCAGCCGGACCAGGCCGACCGACAACCACCACCGGCGGGGAGAGGCGGCGGAGCGCACGGCAGGCGGCGGGGAAGGTGACCAATCCCGTGTGGGGGCCGGTGGGGGAATCGGTGGGTCGGCAGTGGCCACGGGCAGGCAACCGGTGGCCGTTTCTGGACTGTGGAAACCTTCACCGGGGAGTCCGGCGAGGATCACGCGTATTCGTGCGGGGCCCCCGTTAATCAAGGGCGAAACGACGGTCGTTAAAG CGGTGAGCCTGGGGCGCAAAGAGGCTGTGCGCTCCTGGCTGCCCGGCACCGGCGGGGATGCTCACATGAAAGCGCACGCCCCCGCGGCGTTTCTCGCACACACGGCGGGAAAAGTAGCCGGGGCAGCGGGGACTGGAGGTGGAAACGGAGGTCCAGTAGGAAAGAATTCCGCGAAACCTGCTGCCAGAGCGGGAGCAGCGGCGCCCACGCGCACCGGCTCTACTCCCAGAGCCTCCGGTGcgcaaaagcagcagcagcagcagcagtacgcGGCTCAGGTGGCGCAGCGTGGCGTCGGTAACAAGGCACCACCGGGCAAAGCCAGCGACCGGGAGGCGCATCATAAGCAGCCGCTAGTGACTCCTCACGACTACATGCTGTCGCTGTACTGGTCTCTGTCCACCGGAGAGCTGAACAGCAGCGCGCTGCACGAAGCAGGCTTGGCCAACACCATCACCAGCTTCGTGGATAAAGGGCAAG ATGAGCGCGGGCCCCAGCTGAGACGGCAAAAGTACCACTTCAACATCAGCTCATTGGAACGAGACGGACTCCTGGGGGCTGAACTACGCATCCTGAGGAAGCGCCTGTCTGACCCCCGCAGAGCCTCAAACACAGGGCCGGGATCAACAGCCGTcggtggaggtgggggagggggtggaggagtgTTTTCGCCCTGCCTGAAGCTGTACACCTGCGCTTCAGGTAAACAGAAGGCTTTACTGCTCCAGACGAGGCCCCTGGAGGATCTGGCCGGCGGAGGTGGAATCAGCAGCAAGTGGGAGGTGTTTGACATCTGGAAAGTCTTCAAGGGTTTCAGAAACCAGCAGAGCCAGCACGCCCAGCAGCTGTGCTTTGAACTGGAGGCCGTGGAGCACCGAGGTGGACGTCCCATGGACCTGCGGGCTCTGGGGTTTGGCCGACCTGGGCGGACCAACAAGGAGAAGGCCTTCTTCCTGGTGTTCGGCAAGACTAAGAAGCGCGACCTCTTCTACAACGAGATCAAGGCGCGGTCGGGCCACGACAACAAAACTGTCTATGAGTACCTGTTCACGCAGCGGAGAATGCGCCGAGCTCCCGCTGTGAGGGGGGCTAAAAAGCCACCGCAGCAGTCACCACAGCAGTCTGTGCCACCGCACCAGGCGGTGAAGACGCAGACGAAGCCGCGGTGCCACCGGAGGCAGCTCCATGTCAACTTCAAGGAGATGGGCTGGGACGACTGGATCATAGCGCCACTGGAGTACGAGGCCTTCCACTGCGACGGCGTCTGTGACTTCCCCATCCGCTCGCACCTCGAGCCGACCAACCACGCCATCATACAGACCCTCATGAATTCCATGGATCCGGAGTCGACCCCACCCACCTGCTGCGTCCCGACACGCCTCAGCCCCATCAGCATCCTGTACATTGACTCGGCCAACAACGTCGTCTACAAGCAGTACGAAGACATGGTGGTGGAGACGTGCGGGTGCAGGTAG